One part of the Schistocerca piceifrons isolate TAMUIC-IGC-003096 chromosome 7, iqSchPice1.1, whole genome shotgun sequence genome encodes these proteins:
- the LOC124805718 gene encoding uncharacterized protein LOC124805718, whose amino-acid sequence MQVTITEDKCCLNFFPKHMGHTQDVGRTFLHGNERAELAGRLSQGVPVGRVLQDVRSAPIAASVERIHLLEKKDLHNIKRDFDIGYATKKHDNDAVSVKLWVEEMKRQSDNPVLYFKQQKQVDPNFQDEDFILIIMTDFQAEQLLKYGEDKICVDGTHGMTAYDFQLFTIVVVDRYGAGMPVAFCFSNRGDMCLLSFYFKCVRERVGTVKTNVFMSDDAPAFYNAWSAVMGPVPNQLLCSWHIQRNWSQNLRRISGGSEKKSAVFSSLKRLQTELDIDVFSCSLEKVMEDLLNDPDTAEFGRYFLKMYCQRVEKWAYCFRHRLGINTNNYLESLHKVIKYSYLEGKKCRRLDKSLNALLCLVRDKVYEGLVKLSKRKQCSRASRVKASHNDSSTITNGMILCRGEGLWEVLSSIGCEVYVVVKNSELICERKCSLKCNTCNICVHSYKCSCLDNILNFNICKHIHACAKSLSGAVQESEQCSLPSSADNEYVSALLSGNSEKSADTFAQDVMSHCETIVALSKGTQCGQETKAKVLKDLKKIIGNLNKDFSFSEENNVNVNAKIESQARFFSTKQRRIL is encoded by the exons ATGCAAGTGACAATAACAGAGGACAAATGCtgcttaaatttttttccaaaacataTGGGACACACCCAAGATGTTGGAAGAACATTTCTGCATGGGAACGAGAGGGCAGagttggcag gacgGCTGTCACAGGGTGTACCTGTTGGACGAGTCTTACAAGATGTCCGAAGTGCACCAATCGCTGCAAGTGTGGAAAGAATCCATCTCCTTGAGAAAAAAGATTTGCATAATATAAAAAGGGATTTTGATATTGGTTATGCAACGAAGAAGCATGACAATGATGCAGTGAGTGTGAAATTGTGGgttgaagaaatgaagagacaaagtGACAACCCAGTACTGTATTTCAAGCAGCAAAAACAAGTGGATCCTAATTTTCAAGATGAAGACTTCATTCTTATTATAATGACAGACTTTCAGGCCGAACAACTTCTAAAGTATGGAGAAGATAAAATATGTGTGGATGGCACTCATGGCATGACTGCATACGATTTTCAACTTTTTACTATTGTCGTTGTTGATAGATATGGTGCTGGAATGCCAgttgcattttgtttttcaaataggGGAGACATGTGCTTACtgtctttttatttcaaatgtgtgagaGAAAGGGTGGGCACTGTAAAGACCAATGTGTTTATGTCTGACGATGCACCAGCATTTTATAATGCATGGTCAGCAGTAATGGGACCTGTGCCAAACCAGTTGCTGTGTTCTTGGCATATACAACGGAACTGGTCTCAGAATTTAAGGAGAATTTCTGGGGGTAGTGAGAAAAAATCAGCAGTGTTTAGTTCACTAAAGCGACTTCAGACTGAACTGGATATAGATGTTTTTAGTTGTAGTCTGGAGAAAGTGATGGAAGACTTATTGAATGATCCGGATACTGCAGAATTTGGCAGGTACTTTCTTAAGATGTACTGCCAGCGAGTGGAAAAGTGGGCGTATTGTTTTAGGCACCGATTGGGCATTAATACAAACAATTACTTGGAGTCCCTACATAAAGTTATTAAATACAGTTATCTAGAAGGGAAAAAGTGCAGAAGGCTGGATAAGTCATTAAATGCTTTGTTATGTTTAGTgagagacaaagtatatgaggGCTTAGTGAAGCTCTCAAAACGTAAGCAGTGCTCTAGGGCGTCAAGAGTGAAAGCAAGCCACAACGATAGCTCAACTATAACAAATGGGATGATTTTATGCAGGGGTGAAGGGTTGTGGGAAGTGCTTTCTTCCATTGGTTGTGAAGTGTATGTTGTTGTAAAAAATTCAGAACTGATATGCGAAAGAAAATGTTCACTTAAGTGCAACACCTGCAACATATGTGTACATTCGTATAAATGCAGCTgtttagacaacattttaaatttcaacATATGTAAGCATATACATGCATGTGCTAAATCATTGTCTGGTGCTGTCCAGGAGAGTGAACAGTGTTCCTTGCCCTCTAGTGCAGACAATGAATATGTGTCAGCATTGCTTTCTGGCAATTCAGAAAAATCTGCTGACACATTTGCACAGGATGTGATGTCTCACTGTGAAACTATAGTTGCACTCAGCAAAGGAACACAGTGTGGACAGGAGACTAAGGCCAAAGTATTGAAGgatctgaagaagatcattggtaatcttaataaagatttttctttctcAGAAGAAAACAATGTAAATGTGAATGCCAAGATTGAATCTCAGGCTAGATTTTTTTCCACAAAGCAGAGAAGGATTTTGTGA